The window TGGGCAAGAGTTACCTCCAGGGGCTAATTAAGCCTAAGTTTCTGGTTTCTATCCAGGTGATTAGAAGCTGGATGCTGTAAAATGGCACATAAAATGCCTGCCAATTACATGGATGGgtttaatttttgttgttctttAAATTGTCAAATAGAAATTGGCAATGCTTTTCATTAGAAGAGAGCTGGCATATAAACCCAAAATGCAAGAGCATCAAGGGCTCTGTTTGTTATTCTCATCTAATGAATGGCTGATCACAGTTGATATTTTGATCCTTTTTGGAGTAGAGCAAAGACATGAATATAGCAAACTAAATGTGTTCCGAAATGGGTTATTGCTGGAGGGGTAATGGTAGCGTGTGATCACGCTAAATATTTGCATTTTCTCTTGCAGGCTGAGAGAACTGACTACGCTGAAAGGGCATGTCGAATCGGTAGTTAGATTGAAGGGTCTTGACATAGACACGATTCAGCAAGCATACACCGTCTAAGAAGACATCAACATTTTGCACCTACATGCTGTACATATACTGCTGCGGCTGCTGCTACTGCTGAGAGTAATAAAGCCCTGTAATTTGTCATCCAAAATATTCCAACTGCTTTTCATATGCTTAAATCCATCATCTTCCTGAAAGACTCTTGTTTCCTATGGATTCAATGTAATCTTGGTCCTGTTCTCTCTACCTCTTTTCcatatataatttcattttaatgcTGGCTCTCTCTCTAATCCTATCAAGGAAAAGCAGAAAGCAACAGAACAGAGTTGATCTGAAATCCTAGAAAGAATGAATGCTAATCCTTTAATACCAATCAGAAATCTTTGTCAATAATACGAAGATGCCTGTTGTTAGAGAGGAGTCTTAAGACAGCTGCCAAGATTTAATTACTCAAGAATTCTATCAAGGTCACTCTACTTGCTTGAGTAAAGATGCTGCATATAAAGATTCCTTCTCCTTTTGGGGCAATAACCTAATTGTATCACTCCATTTCATACTTAACAAGCTAAATTTGGAGCCACCGAATGCAATATGGGAAATCAGATAAACACAAAAGGAAATGAATGTAAAAGAAAGCATCTGACCATTTATATCAATCGCATATATGAAATCATCATCGTCCCACAATAAAGAGTTGAAACATTGTTTACCATAATCAATTTCAGGAAACCCCGTTAGACATTATTAAAGGAAATATACAAACTGAAAGTATTGTCAAGTAGCAGCCTGGAGAGTCCTATGCTTCTCAACCTTCTTCTCAAGGTCATTCTTTTGGGCTCCAACCACCCTATCCACTTCCTTCCCTTTCTTCACCAACACAAATGTTGGCATTGCCTGCACCCCAAATTCCTGCGCCACATCCTAGAAACCCACCaacaaccaaaagaaaaagaagcgaCAACAAAAACCAAGggcaaaattaataaaatcctCTACAACGTCTCCAAATATATATTACAGACTATGTTATTTCGTCCCAACTCAACTCATTTTTTAGGGTGCATTTAGGACACAGAATGATATTGTAGCAAAGGCATAACAAGTTACCAAAAAATTGATCATATCTTTTCCATTATCCTGTACACAAAATGCACTCCTAACAATTTACTTACAAATTATGTACAGAAAAGGAGAGAGTTACCCTgagaaattattgaaaatcttcatttttatcATGTTCTATTAATCATCCTGTATACTAAAGCACCCTGACAGACTATTTCCAAATTATGTGCAGAAAAGGATCGAAAACATACAGGCAGCTCATCAACGtcaattttaacaaaatcaacttccGTGAACTTTGCAGCCATGTCATGTACAGCAGGTTCTATGAACTTGCAAGGCCCACACCAGGAAGCTGAGAAATCTATAACTATCTGCTctcattgtttttttttttatgcatataaaaagaaaaagaaacaaaaacccaGAGTCAGATCTTTTGTATAATAATCACAAGAACCatcaaaactcaaaataaatggataaaaaaaaaaaggcaaaatttTGGATTTGGGTTGACAGAAAGGTACAAGCTTTGGGGTTTCTTTGACAGAGTTGAAGTGAAGCTGCCATCTGGGAGATGAATGGAAGGTTAAGACCCTTGAAGGCTCAGATGAAGATGAATTTGAAGATGAATCTTCTGATGCCGAACCTAACAAgcttgaaaagaaagaacccattttctttctcttgatttccttttcttttctcaaaacaaagaaaagaaaaagtgaggCTAGTTATTACTGGATGCAGCTGGAGCAGGGAAGCTTCGGTTTTATCGTTATACTTTGCAGAAATGGTACGAAATCAGTGGAAatctttatataatttat is drawn from Theobroma cacao cultivar B97-61/B2 chromosome 4, Criollo_cocoa_genome_V2, whole genome shotgun sequence and contains these coding sequences:
- the LOC18601433 gene encoding thioredoxin H2 codes for the protein MGSFFSSLLGSASEDSSSNSSSSEPSRVLTFHSSPRWQLHFNSVKETPKLIVIDFSASWCGPCKFIEPAVHDMAAKFTEVDFVKIDVDELPDVAQEFGVQAMPTFVLVKKGKEVDRVVGAQKNDLEKKVEKHRTLQAAT